Below is a window of Paenibacillus bovis DNA.
AGTGGTCCGAAGCGGGTTATTACGCGTCCCAGTCCGGTACAGGTACGTTCTACTCCAGTCTGGATGATATGATGAAATGGTATCGTTCCTTTGCCAATCATACGATTCTGAGTGAGCAGACGATTGACCGGATGTTCACACCGTATTCTGCACTCAAGCCATACGGTTATGCGTTCCTGATCAAGGATGTAGCCGGCAAACATACCATTTACCACAACGGCAGCGGTACAGGTTATGCGACCGGATTCACTTATAACCTGGACGATGATGTGCTTGTTATTCTGCTTGGTAATCATTATGGTATGGATATTGCTACGATGCTGACAGATACTCAGACACTGGCCAACAAAGCACTTGTCAAATAAATTGCACAGCTTTTGGAGTGTATTCGGCTGCTCTGCAGCTGCTCCTTCAAGATCGTTCTCCTTTATAGGAGGGCGATCTTTTTTGTTATATAAATACAGGTATCTATCCGGCAAGTCAGAAGCACAAACGTCAAAACACAGCTGTTCTGTCATATTTGACATTCCCCGAATATTGGAACATTATAATGGTCAAAGTACTTAGTATGTATACATGAGTTCTACTACTTATAGCGTCTGGCCGAAAGGAGCCTATACAATGAATACGATTGTAAACTATGCGCATCGTGGAGCTTCGAGATATTGTCCGGAGAATACGATGGCTGCTTTCAAAAAAAGCCTGGAGCTTGGAGCTACAGGTATTGAGACGGATGTACAGATGACCAAGGATGGACGCCTTGTACTGATTCACGACGAGAGCGTACAGCGTACGACCGGACAGCCCGGAGAGATCAAGGATTTGACCTATCGCCAGATCACCGAACTTGATGCAGGGTCATGGTACAGCAGTGAATTTGCCGGTGAGCGTATTCCTACACTTGGGCAGCTGCTGGACTGGATAGAGCCTACCGGAATGATGCTTAATGTAGAATTGAAAAATAATATGGAACCCTATGAAGGTATGGAGGAAAAAGTCATCGCTGCTATCCGCAAACGCGGACTGTCCCAGCGAGTGCTGATCTCCAGCTTTAACCATTATTCGCTCGTGATCTGCAAACGTATCGCGCCGGAGATTCGGACAGCGATTCTGTATGGAGAGAATCTGTTTGAACCGTGGAAATATGCGCGCAGTATCGGAGCCTCGGCCCTGCATCCGTATTACAAGTTTATGAATCATAGCATGGTGCAGCAGGCGGCTGACCAGGGGATCATTTATAATCCGTTTACTATAAATGATCCTGCCGAGATGCGTGAATTGATCCGAATGGGAGTGAGTGGCATTATAACGGATTATCCGGATCGTCTGCATGAATTGCTGCAGGGCTCTGCTGCAGGACGCTAATTGAAAGTAAAGAATCATAATCTAATGGACAACTGGATAATTTGAAACAAATAAATGATTATCAAGTAACTTATACTCTTCACAAAAAAGCGCTGTATACCGTTGATAACGTATAAGCGTTTTTTTGTGTTTTGGTGACAATATAGACACCAAGCTTTTCAAGCGTAATAGAACAAGTTACAATAAACTGTACTGGAATTAAAGGTCACACCATGGAGACCAGCAATGAGAAAAATACGTATTGGACGCTATCTTAAGTTAAACACGATCCGGCTCCTCCGTCTTCGAAAAGGAGCGCATCAGGTAGCGGTAGGCTTTGCAGTAGGACTTGTTCCCAGCTGGTACCCGCTGCTTGGTATCGGTCCGCTGCTATCACTCGGATTGAACAGGTTGTTTAAAGGTGCTTTGCCAGCAGCTATCTTTGCGGCATCACTCGATTCCTTTGTCTGGCCGCTTACCTTTTTTATGAATTATCATACCGGACACTTTCTTGTGACACTCTGGCGCTCTGCCAGTCTGCCTTCCCGAATGCCCAATGTGCGGATTCCGGACTGGCCTGAAGATTATATGCAGCCGATTCATCATGCTCATCGCTGGCGGGATGCGGGTATTGATTTTAGTGTAGGCGCTGCGGTAAACAGTCTGGTTTTTGGCATTATTATTTATGTCGTGATCAAATGGGTTATGCTTCGCTACCGTGAACATCTGCTGCGGATGCTGCGCGGCAAAAAATAAATCCTCCTGCATTATACAGGCACATATACGGGTAATATACTATATTCTGCATTTGCTATCCCAGAACCCAATCCTACTAACTGTAATAACAAAGGAGGAACATCCGTGAATTTTGGAGCCCGCATGCTGAAAACCGGAATTGCGGTTACGCTTGCTTTATACGCTAGCTCCTGGCTTAATCTGACGCCGCCTGTTATCGCGGCTATTGCTGCTATCTTTGCGATGCAGCCCTCGATTTATCGTTCATTTCGCTATTTTCTGGATCAGATTCAGACGAATACACTGGGAGCGATACTTGCCCTGCTCGGCGGGATGGTATTCTCGAATGAACCGATAGCCGTCGGACTGATGTGTATTGTAGTTATAATGATCTGTCTGCGGCTGAATATGGGCGATACGATCGGTCTTACCCTGGTTACGGTTATCTCGGTTATGGAGGTATCCGGTCAGGGACAATGGCAGTTCGCTGTCAATCGCTTTACCCTCAGTATTATCGGGATCGTCTCGGCTTTCCTGATTAATATACTCGTTGCTCCGCCCAAGCCGCTCGGACAGTTCAAGGCCCAGATTGAGACAACATTCAGCCGTTTATCCCTGCTGCTGCGTACAGCCGTATCGGATGAAATCAAAGAAACCGTCTTCCGCGAGGAAAAACGTGCACTCGAGGGGGCTATTCAATCTCTGTCCGACAAGTACAACCTGATGGAAGAAGAGTCCAAAAAGCTCAAAAAAGCTTCGCTCAGCCGTCAGCGGCATCTGGTCGTCAACAAGCAGATGGTCACTTCACTGCGTAAGGGAAATGATGTATTAACAGCGATTGAGCAGCATTATTTCCAGGCGGAACGAACACCGGAAATTGATGAATACTTTGATGCCCATCTGGAGCAGCTGATCAAATTCCATGAGCATATTCTGCTCAAACTGAACAACAAAATCAAAAATAACAACAGCGAAGCGGAAGAAGTCGAAGAAGCCAACGATAAATTCCTCGATACGATGATCGAACGTTACCAGGAGAATTTTGGCGGTGTGCTAAGATTGTCGATCGTAGCTGCAGTGATGTATGATTATGGTTACCAACTGGAACGGCTGAACCGTCTCGTTGATCATCTGGAGTCCACGAGCCATCGTGACACAGATGATGATCAGGACGGCGCCAAATCCAAAACTGCGCGACGTACTTTCCCAACCTGGCCCTGGAAGTGATCTTCCGGGACCAGCAATAATACGGATTCGGTTCAAAGGAGATAGACGGGAATGACAACAAATGTTCCTTACGCTTTAGAAAATTCAATCGGCTACAAATTGGCAATTGCTTCACGACTGACAAACAATCGGTTAAATCAGCGGTTCAGGGATGCTGGTTATCCGGTAACCCATGAGCAATGGATCCTGATTTCCTATCTATGGAAAAGAGACGGACAGACACAGAACCGCCTCGCCCGGTTATCCCGCAAAGATCAGCCCAGTGTATCCAGACTGATCGATAACATGATCCGTCGTGGTATGGTTACGCGTGTGCCCCATCCCGATGACCGCCGTACCAATCTGATTTATCTGACCGATTACTGCCGCAGTATTCTGGATGATCTCGCTGCTAAGGCGACCCAGACGATCGAGGAAGTATTTAGTGGATTCAGTCGTGAAGAACGCGAGATTACACTGCGTCTTGTAGATCGTATTATCAAAAATATGGATTAGTCTAGATATGAAATTACAGGTATATGACTTACAGGATACTGTTATTTTTATCTGTCACATGAAATAGAGAAAAAGGTTGCTTTGACTTCTATTAAAGCATATAACAACTGAAAAACACTTCTTTTATCCTAAAATGGTTATAGTCACCAGATACCTGCAGTTCGGGTAGTGATAAAAAGGATAGAACGTAGAGCGAGTATCCTGGATTCCCGGATCATAGACCATCACTTTGAACGAGAGTGGGTAGTCTGTGATCCGGGAATTTATTTTGAATGGGCGAAAAATGGATTTCTATTGCCCAGCGTATTGTTCTGTACAGACGCTGGGCAAACGGGTGGTTCACTGTGCAAATTTTTGAATAATAAGGTATAGTAGAAGATAGTGTGAGCTTGAACAGAATGAATATAGCAGCTGTTATGCTGCTTGATGTTGAGTACAAAGGAGATTAAACATGATTGCAAAAACAGAGCAAGATATTGAAGGTTTGAAAAAAGTAGGTAAAGTCGTGGCGATTATTCGTGACGAATTGAAAAATATGGCGAAGCCGGGAGTACGCACGATTGATCTGGATCTGCGCGCTGCCGAATTATTCGAACAGTACGGTGCAGTATCCGCACCAAAAGTAACGTATGATTTCCCTGGTTATACCTGTATTAGTATTAATGAAGAGGTAGCTCACGGTATCCCGGGAGAACGTGTAATCCAGGAAGGCGATCTGGTGAATGTAGACGTCTCGGGTTCACTGGATGGGTATTTTGCCGATACGGGTGTGTCTTTTGTCGTAGGGAAAGGCGATCCGCGACTGACTGCCCTGTGCGAAGCATCGATTCAAGCATTTGACGCGGCCGCCAAAAAGATCAAAGCAGGTTCCAAACGCAGCAATGCAGGCAAAGCCAGCCATAACACAGCCCGCAAATTGGGCTTTACTGTTATCACAAATCTGACCGGACACGGCATTGGCAAATCACTGCATGATGAGCCTGAGTACATTCTGAGCTATTATGATCCTACCGATAATGATCTGTGGAAAGAAGGATCTGTTATCGCTTTTGAACCGTTCGTTTCTACCAAGGCAGAAGAAGTATTCGAAGGAAGCGATGGCTGGACACTCAAAACGGATGATGGCAGCTTTGTTGCCCAGTATGAACACACCCTGATTATTACCAAGGGCGAACCGATTATTTTGACCAAATAACCGCGCCATGATAACTAAAAAAGCCGCATGACCGAATATATTCAGTCGTGCGGCTTTGCTATTTGCAATTTATAAAAGAAAGTCGTAAAATAAAAAATGCTCTGCAAAATGGCAGAGTGTTGTAAATGAGCATATTTTAATATGATATTATCACACATTCATATAAATGTCAAATATAAATTTGAACGCCTGATTTACACCTGATTCATAAATAGACATAGACAAGGGGATGGCGGCATGGCAATAGAAGATCAAGATTGGCAAGCAGAGCAGGATCGCGTCAATGATGTAACTGCCAAGATTAACAGTAAAATCCGTGTGCTGGAGCAGCAGGTCGGCGAAAGCCGGGGCGATGTAGTCGGAATGCGTAAAGATTTCTGGGACGAAGTATCCATTAATTTCAGTGAACAGGATGATGTGGGTGAGACATCGACGAGTTTGCGTCAGCAGTCTCAGGTACTGTCCGAGCTGGAGCTGAGCCACCGTCGTTCCAGTCTGACCCTGGACAAGCTGCGTCGTCTGTCCAGTTCGCCGTATTTCGGCCGGATCGATTTTAAGGAAAAAGATGGAGGACCTACAGATCGCATTTATCTGGGTATCGGCTCCTTTCTGGATGAGAATGAAGAGGATTTTCTGATTTATGACTGGCGTGCACCGGTATCCAGTCTGTATTATGATGGTGCACCGGGACCGGCTTCGTATCGTACGCCGGTAGGGTCTATTGAAGGCGATATGGAACTGAAGCGCCAATTTGTTATCCGTGATGCGAATATCAAGGTTCTGTTTG
It encodes the following:
- a CDS encoding glycerophosphodiester phosphodiesterase, whose translation is MNTIVNYAHRGASRYCPENTMAAFKKSLELGATGIETDVQMTKDGRLVLIHDESVQRTTGQPGEIKDLTYRQITELDAGSWYSSEFAGERIPTLGQLLDWIEPTGMMLNVELKNNMEPYEGMEEKVIAAIRKRGLSQRVLISSFNHYSLVICKRIAPEIRTAILYGENLFEPWKYARSIGASALHPYYKFMNHSMVQQAADQGIIYNPFTINDPAEMRELIRMGVSGIITDYPDRLHELLQGSAAGR
- a CDS encoding DUF2062 domain-containing protein; its protein translation is MRKIRIGRYLKLNTIRLLRLRKGAHQVAVGFAVGLVPSWYPLLGIGPLLSLGLNRLFKGALPAAIFAASLDSFVWPLTFFMNYHTGHFLVTLWRSASLPSRMPNVRIPDWPEDYMQPIHHAHRWRDAGIDFSVGAAVNSLVFGIIIYVVIKWVMLRYREHLLRMLRGKK
- a CDS encoding FUSC family protein, translating into MNFGARMLKTGIAVTLALYASSWLNLTPPVIAAIAAIFAMQPSIYRSFRYFLDQIQTNTLGAILALLGGMVFSNEPIAVGLMCIVVIMICLRLNMGDTIGLTLVTVISVMEVSGQGQWQFAVNRFTLSIIGIVSAFLINILVAPPKPLGQFKAQIETTFSRLSLLLRTAVSDEIKETVFREEKRALEGAIQSLSDKYNLMEEESKKLKKASLSRQRHLVVNKQMVTSLRKGNDVLTAIEQHYFQAERTPEIDEYFDAHLEQLIKFHEHILLKLNNKIKNNNSEAEEVEEANDKFLDTMIERYQENFGGVLRLSIVAAVMYDYGYQLERLNRLVDHLESTSHRDTDDDQDGAKSKTARRTFPTWPWK
- a CDS encoding MarR family winged helix-turn-helix transcriptional regulator, encoding MTTNVPYALENSIGYKLAIASRLTNNRLNQRFRDAGYPVTHEQWILISYLWKRDGQTQNRLARLSRKDQPSVSRLIDNMIRRGMVTRVPHPDDRRTNLIYLTDYCRSILDDLAAKATQTIEEVFSGFSREEREITLRLVDRIIKNMD
- the map gene encoding type I methionyl aminopeptidase — protein: MIAKTEQDIEGLKKVGKVVAIIRDELKNMAKPGVRTIDLDLRAAELFEQYGAVSAPKVTYDFPGYTCISINEEVAHGIPGERVIQEGDLVNVDVSGSLDGYFADTGVSFVVGKGDPRLTALCEASIQAFDAAAKKIKAGSKRSNAGKASHNTARKLGFTVITNLTGHGIGKSLHDEPEYILSYYDPTDNDLWKEGSVIAFEPFVSTKAEEVFEGSDGWTLKTDDGSFVAQYEHTLIITKGEPIILTK